The window tttctgtttgacattcttcttcttgttgttgttgtttttttcagcatCTTCGAGAAAAATCATTCGATAATGAGAAAAAGCTATTTGAATCATTTTTAAATGCTGGGGTATTTATCCTGCCAGGCGAGTCTTGTTTCTCAAAAGATCCAGGATGGTTTCGAATAGTCGCCGCCCTTGACGATGACGTCAATAACGAAGGTGAAGATAACTTAATCACGTTAAATCTAACTCGCCTATAACGAACAAATAACTGTCACTATAAAATGTGTGATACTACAGAGTCTACAACTCTTGAAATACTAAAGTAGAGCGAGACATGCTAGATTATTATCatctaacaatatttttgaatgCAATTAACAGTAGTGAAATTTGTGTAAATGCTAATTTACTGGTTTTTCGTAGCTAGAATTTTTTAggcagtcaaaaaaaaaacaaacatgagtaaagtgttttgtttttctttttaattcttttccAGGCTTGGAAAGATTGGTTCAATTACTAAAATCTATAAAGAAAGATCTCTGATTCTCTCCAGTAagagatacataaaaaaatataggaaGGATGCCATACTTCAAGTCCATC of the Biomphalaria glabrata chromosome 11, xgBioGlab47.1, whole genome shotgun sequence genome contains:
- the LOC129921768 gene encoding 1-aminocyclopropane-1-carboxylate synthase-like protein 1; amino-acid sequence: MLEWLDKTFFPTMKQKMLERYHLYKETLEKLDVHVHPSKATIFIWADFSKHLREKSFDNEKKLFESFLNAGVFILPGESCFSKDPGWFRIVAALDDDVNNEGLERLVQLLKSIKKDL